From a single Rutidosis leptorrhynchoides isolate AG116_Rl617_1_P2 chromosome 5, CSIRO_AGI_Rlap_v1, whole genome shotgun sequence genomic region:
- the LOC139850623 gene encoding protein LURP-one-related 4-like, whose translation MAKIHPCLPSSSSSSSSSSFSTNQRETYTIWMKSLVLNSNGYTVYNSNGSVVFRIDNYDSKCSNEVYLMDLRGNVVCTILRKKLLNFGLWDCYNDKDSRRPWFKVGKNFDLFNKESIYDVLVGTNEAQSLCSLNHTMEGSFHNLEFKIIDVEGKVAAEVHRKQSSSGVVLGEDVLCVTVEPHVDHIFVMALVAINGLIHHKM comes from the exons ATGGCAAAAATACATCCTTGTTtaccttcttcttcatcttcatcttcatcatcatcctttagtACAAACCAAAGAGAAACATATACAATATGGATGAAATCGCTCGTGCTAAACTCGAATGGCTATACAGTATACAATTCTAATGGATCAGTTGTTTTTCGTATAGATAATTACGATAGCAAATGTAGCAATGAAGTTTATTTAATGGATCTTCGGGGAAACGTTGTATGTACAATACTTAGAAAG AAACTTTTAAATTTTGGACTATGGGATTGTTACAACGATAAAGATTCACGAAGACCGTGGTTTAAAGTTGGAAAAAATTTCGATTTATTCAATAAAGAATCAATTTACGATGTTTTGGTTGGAACCAATGAGGCACAAAGTTTATGTAGCTTGAATCATACAATGGAAGGATCATTTCATAATCTAGAGTTCAAGATTATTGACGTTGAAGGAAAAGTCGCGGCTGAG GTACACAGAAAACAATCATCTTCAGGGGTCGTGTTGGGTGAAGACGTGTTGTGTGTGACTGTTGAGCCTCATGTGGATCATATATTCGTAATGGCTTTAGTCGCGATAAATGGATTAATCCATCACAAAATGTAG
- the LOC139847665 gene encoding uncharacterized protein, whose translation MFKSARWRGDKNKIKVVFKLQFHATQLSQIGGDALTIAVIPGDSGKPTARLEKAKVKDGTCYWEKPHYETVKFTQDQNTAKFNEKIYRFVVATGSSIFGIIGEVSIDLSAYAEATKLSSVCLPLKYAKSTSSLHVSIQRVQDQRVVDGSNNVNEDNNSLRTQSSNGDIEGSIRSDPSEDQGVLNDNIKRDRAASSGSDITMSYSDSSSGLDTPREPEPKNIKPTHESTLTTTTTTTTIYEEQHQRSSDWDWLDGSAHDLSTDDLSIITPVEVEEEEGSSDDVIKKLKDELVTVSRQAEVSEMELQTLRKQIVKESKKSQDLSREVAALKEERNELKEEFDKLKVKVKVNGCLLTEGGDPWALADELREELNHEKNMNSNLRLQLEKTQESNAELILAVRDLDEMLESKSNSKCTIVPNSQEVKSKADTDDDDDDDDDDDDDDDDDDDDQKALEEIVREHSGMKDTYLQEQKINDLYNEIELYKRDKDELEMQMEQIALDYEILKQENHDMSYKLEQSLLQEQLKMQYECSTSYASVNELEFQIENLDNEVKTKSKQLSESILAIKELESHIKNLEEDLDNQAHGFEADMEDLIRAKVEQEQRAIRAEENLRKVKLQNANTAGKLQEEFRRLSTEMSSAFRENENATMKAMDEARQLRVEKRNLEDILRKLKEDNDYLGEQYEHKLGNLSSHVILKSKQIDDMEKQIETLSHELERQKTSYNAKIKNLDGEKSDLEIEIRFVRMELESSMQELSELRNVKNARNNEVEKLQSEIERLKTRCNEMKQFFKECELEKENMKKQVFQLKGDLKKKDEAISSLEKKLKEGNKLTPRNNKSLPGPRSMKELANMKDRIQLLEGQIKLKETALECSEAAFLEKEKDLQHKIIELEQRLEVLDQNIEKSKPATISDGVTNSDTYKTVYQESSSNDMELLNRNKLMEVELKEMQERYSEISLKFAEVEGERQQLVMTLRNLKNAKRC comes from the exons atgtTCAAGTCTGCGAGATGGAGAGGTGACAAGAACAAGATCAAAGTTGTATTTAAATTGCAGTTTCATGCAACTCAG TTATCACAAATTGGTGGAGATGCATTAACAATAGCTGTGATACCTGGTGATTCTGGGAAACCAACAGCAAGATTAGAGAAAGCAAAAGTTAAAGATGGAACTTGTTACTGGGAGAAACCGCATTACGAAACGGTGAAGTTCACTCAAGATCAAAATACCGCAAAATTTAATGAGAAGATTTATCGTTTTGTTGTTGCAACG GGATCTTCGATTTTTGGTATTATTGGAGAAGTTTCGATTGATTTGTCAGCGTATGCTGAGGCTACAAAGCTTTCTTCTGTTTGTTTGCCTCTCAAATATGCGAAATCCACGAGTTCATTGCAT GTATCGATTCAAAGAGTACAAGATCAGAG GGTCGTTGATGGAAGTAATAATGTGAATGAAGATAATAACAGTTTGAGGACACAATCCAGCAATGGTGATATAGAAGGAAGCATTCGAAGTGATCCCTCTGAA GATCAAGGGGTTTTGAATGATAACATTAAAAGAGATCGTGCGGCATCCAGTGGGTCCGACATCACTATGTCGTATTCTGATAGCAGCTCTGGACTCGATACCCCACGAGAACCCGAGCCTAAAAATATAAAACCGACTCATGAATCaacattaacaacaacaacaacaacaacaacaatatatgAAGAACAACATCAAAGATCATCAGATTGGGATTGGTTAGATGGTTCAGCTCACGATCTAAGTACAGATGATCTGTCTATAATTACTCCAGTGGAAGTGGAAGAGGAAGAGGGTTCTTCTGATGATGTCATCAAAAAGCTCAAGGACGAACTTGTAACTGTATCGAGGCAAGCGGAGGTCTCGGAGATGGAATTACAAACCCTTCGCAAACAAATTGTGAAGGAAAGCAAAAAAAGTCAGGATCTTTCGAGAGAAGTTGCCGCTTTAAAGGAAGAGAGAAATGAACTGAAGGAAGAGTTTGACAaattgaaagtcaaagtcaaagtcaatggtTGTTTGTTGACTGAGGGTGGTGATCCATGGGCTCTTGCAGATGAACTAAGAGAAGAACTAAATCATGAAAAGAATATGAATTCGAATCTCCGGTTACAACTTGAGAAAACGCAAGAGTCAAATGCAGAGTTGATTCTTGCTGTTCGGGACTTAGATGAGATGCTCGAGTCAAAGTCAAACTCAAAATGTACTATTGTTCCAAATTCGCAAGAAGTCAAATCTAAAGCCGacacagatgatgatgatgatgatgatgatgatgatgatgatgatgatgatgatgatgatgatgatcaaaaGGCTTTAGAAGAGATTGTTAGGGAACATAGTGGTATGAAAGATACATATTTACAGGAGCAAAAAATTAACGATCTTTATAACGAAATAGAGTTATACAAAAGAGATAAAGACGAGCTCGAAATGCAAATGGAGCAAATTGCTCTTGATTATGAAATATTAAAGCAGGAAAACCATGACATGTCTTACAAGCTGGAACAAAGCCTTCTTCAAGAACAATTGAAAATGCAATACGAGTGTTCAACGTCTTACGCAAGTGTAAATGAACTCGAATTCCAGATAGAAAACCTAGACAACGAAGTCAAAACAAAGTCAAAACAGTTATCGGAATCGATTCTTGCAATTAAAGAGCTCGAAAGTCATATTAAGAATCTTGAGGAAGATTTGGATAACCAAGCTCATGGATTTGAAGCAGATATGGAAGATCTTATTCGTGCAAAAGTCGAGCAGGAACAAAGAGCAATTCGTGCGGAGGAAAATTTAAGAAAAGTCAAACTGCAAAATGCTAATACAGCAGGGAAACTTCAAGAAGAATTTAGAAGGTTGTCGACAGAAATGTCTTCTGCTTTTCGAGAAAACGAGAATGCAACAATGAAAGCCATGGATGAAGCCCGTCAACTTCGGGTGGAAAAAAGAAATCTTGAAGATATACTCAGGAAACTCAAAGAAGATAATGATTATCTCGGGGAACAATATGAACACAAATTAGGTAATCTTTCAAGCCATGTAATTTTGAAGTCGAAACAGATAGATGATATGGAGAAGCAGATTGAAACTCTATCTCATGAACTTGAACGTCAAAAGACTAGTTACAATGCCAAGATTAAAAATCTTGATGGTGAAAAATCCGATCTTGAAATTGAAATTCGTTTTGTTAGGATGGAACTTGAGAGTTCAATGCAGGAATTGAGTGAGCTTAGAAATGTTAAAAATGCTAGAAATAATGAGGTTGAAAAGCTGCAATCAGAGATAGAACGCTTGAAAACCCGATGCAATGAGATGAAACAGTTCTTTAAAGAGTGTGAATTGGAGAAAGAAAATATGAAGAAACAGGTATTTCAGTTAAAAGGTGATTTAAAGAAGAAAGATGAAGCGATTAGTAGTTTAGAGAAAAAGCTTAAGGAAGGCAACAAACTAACTCCCCGAAATAATAAGTCTCTTCCTGGGCCCCGCAGCATGAAAGAACTCGCCAATATGAAGGACCGAATTCAATTACTTGAG GGTCAAATAAAGCTCAAAGAAACTGCGTTAGAATGCTCTGAAGCTGCGTTTTTAGAAAAAGAGAAAGATCTTCAACATAAGATCATAGAGTTGGAACAACGATTGGAGGTTCTTGATCAGAACATAGAAAAGTCGAAACCTGCAACCATAAG TGATGGTGTCACAAATTCTGATACTTACAAGACTGTATATCAAGAAAGTTCATCAAACGATATGGAATTATTGAACAGAAATAAGTTGATGGAAGTAGAATTAAAGGAAATGCAAGAAAGATATTCAGAAATAAGTTTAAAGTTTGCAGAGGTAGAGGGTGAAAGGCAACAGCTTGTAATGACTTTGAGAAACCTTAAGAACGCGAAAAGATGCTAA